Proteins encoded within one genomic window of Candidatus Methylomirabilota bacterium:
- a CDS encoding DUF2191 domain-containing protein, with protein sequence MKTTVEIPDAVLKEARRVAAHEKTTVRALIVDGLRRVLAERKRKGTFRLRKASFKGDGLHPDLAGAPWEKVRDTIYQGRGA encoded by the coding sequence ATGAAGACCACCGTCGAGATTCCAGATGCCGTTCTCAAGGAGGCGCGGCGAGTAGCCGCCCACGAGAAGACCACCGTTCGGGCCCTGATCGTGGACGGTCTCCGGCGCGTGCTGGCCGAGCGGAAGCGCAAGGGCACGTTTCGTCTCCGCAAGGCGTCTTTCAAGGGTGACGGCCTGCACCCCGACCTGGCCGGGGCCCCGTGGGAGAAGGTCCGGGACACGATCTACCAGGGCCGCGGCGCGTGA
- a CDS encoding TA system VapC family ribonuclease toxin: MIAVDTNLLVYTHREDSPWHEAAAARITELAEDRTPWAIPWPCLHEFVAIVTHPRIYLPPTPLAGAIDQIEAWLESPAVVLLAETEGYWPELRAALEAGRILGAQVHDARIAALCRLHGVRELWTADRDFSRFSGLRVRNPLVA; encoded by the coding sequence GTGATCGCGGTCGACACGAACCTCCTCGTATATACGCACCGGGAGGACTCACCCTGGCACGAGGCGGCCGCTGCGCGCATCACGGAGCTGGCCGAGGATCGCACGCCGTGGGCGATTCCCTGGCCATGCCTGCACGAGTTCGTAGCGATCGTGACGCATCCCCGGATCTACCTGCCCCCGACTCCGCTCGCGGGCGCAATCGACCAGATCGAGGCGTGGCTGGAGTCGCCCGCTGTGGTGTTGCTCGCCGAGACCGAGGGCTACTGGCCGGAGCTGCGTGCCGCCCTCGAGGCGGGACGAATTCTCGGAGCCCAGGTGCACGACGCGCGGATTGCCGCGCTGTGCCGGTTGCATGGAGTGCGGGAGCTGTGGACGGCAGACCGGGACTTCAGCCGCTTCTCGGGTCTGCGCGTGCGCAACCCGCTCGTGGCCTGA